One stretch of Lachnospiraceae bacterium oral taxon 096 DNA includes these proteins:
- the pyk gene encoding pyruvate kinase, protein MKKTKIICSMGPNTNDKELMKNMALSGMNIARFNFSHGDYEEHLGRYKILEEVRKETGLQIAALLDTKGPEIRTGVLVDGKKVTLEQGQTYVLSIHECVGDNKKGFINYAGLAEDIAPGNTILIDDGLIELRVESVENGDITCTVLNGGELGERKGVNVPGVSVKLPPLTDKDKEDLRFGADLGFEFIAASFVRNAAAIREIREIVAEKNANMKIIAKIENQEGIDNIDEILELADGIMVARGDMGVEIPAEKVPAIQKMLIQKCNLACKPVVTATQMLDSMIRNPRPTRAEVADVANAIYDGTDAIMLSGESAMGKYPLEALQTMARIAEETEKHLNSEAYKTRHIDAVSEKNISNQVSYSAVATADALGAKAIVAPTISGFTARMLSKWRPSATIYGLSPSEKTIRQMQLYWGVVPVQSKRSDSTDNLLEESVEIVKELAHLQSGDIVVTTAGIVQGKADHLPVSETNSMRVVTVQ, encoded by the coding sequence ATGAAGAAAACAAAAATTATTTGTTCAATGGGACCAAATACCAATGACAAGGAATTGATGAAGAACATGGCACTCAGCGGTATGAATATCGCAAGATTCAACTTCTCACATGGTGACTATGAGGAGCATTTGGGAAGATATAAGATCTTGGAAGAGGTCAGAAAAGAGACTGGGCTTCAGATTGCAGCTCTTTTGGATACAAAGGGACCAGAAATCAGAACAGGTGTTTTGGTAGATGGCAAGAAGGTTACACTTGAGCAGGGACAGACCTATGTTTTGAGCATTCATGAGTGTGTCGGTGACAACAAGAAGGGATTTATCAACTATGCAGGTCTTGCAGAGGATATTGCTCCAGGAAATACAATCTTGATTGATGATGGTTTGATCGAGCTTCGTGTAGAATCTGTAGAGAATGGCGACATTACTTGTACAGTATTAAATGGCGGCGAACTCGGAGAGAGAAAGGGAGTCAATGTACCTGGTGTATCAGTTAAGCTTCCACCTCTTACAGATAAGGATAAAGAAGATCTTCGCTTTGGTGCAGACCTTGGATTTGAGTTTATTGCCGCATCATTCGTAAGAAATGCTGCAGCAATCCGTGAGATCAGAGAGATCGTCGCAGAGAAGAATGCCAATATGAAGATTATTGCTAAGATCGAGAACCAAGAAGGTATCGACAATATCGATGAGATTCTTGAACTTGCTGATGGTATCATGGTAGCCAGAGGTGATATGGGTGTTGAGATTCCAGCAGAGAAGGTTCCAGCTATTCAGAAGATGTTGATTCAAAAGTGCAATCTTGCTTGTAAGCCAGTTGTTACAGCAACACAGATGCTTGATTCTATGATTAGAAATCCTAGACCTACAAGAGCTGAGGTTGCCGATGTAGCGAATGCAATTTATGATGGTACAGATGCAATTATGCTTTCTGGAGAGTCTGCGATGGGTAAGTATCCATTGGAGGCATTGCAGACAATGGCTAGAATTGCTGAGGAGACAGAGAAGCATTTGAATTCAGAGGCTTATAAGACAAGACATATCGATGCTGTTTCTGAGAAGAATATTTCTAATCAGGTAAGTTATTCTGCAGTTGCTACAGCAGATGCTCTTGGTGCAAAGGCTATTGTTGCTCCAACAATCAGTGGTTTTACAGCTCGTATGCTCTCTAAGTGGAGACCAAGTGCAACTATTTATGGACTTTCACCAAGTGAGAAGACCATTAGACAGATGCAGCTCTATTGGGGTGTTGTTCCAGTACAGTCCAAGAGATCAGATTCTACAGATAACTTGTTAGAGGAGTCTGTTGAGATTGTTAAGGAGTTGGCTCACCTTCAGTCAGGAGATATCGTGGTTACAACAGCAGGTATCGTACAGGGCAAGGCCGATCATCTTCCAGTGTCAGAGACAAATTCAATGCGTGTTGTTACTGTACAGTAA
- the recA gene encoding recombinase RecA: MNTDDRLKALDAAVTQIEKAYGKGSIMRLGDSDINMNIETVPTGSLSLDLALGLGGIPKGRVVEIYGPESSGKTTVALHMVAEVQKRGGIAGFIDAEHALDPAYAKNIGVDIDNLYISQPDNGEQALEITETMVRSGAVDIVIVDSVAALVPKAEIDGDMGDSHMGLQARLMSQGLRKLTGIMAKSNCTVIFINQLREKIGIVFGNPETTTGGRALKFYASVRMEVRRAEALKNSGEVVGNRVKVKVVKNKIAPPFREAEFDIMFGKGISREGDILDLAAAEDIIDKSGAWYAYQGSKIGQGRENAKQFLREHPEIMAEVETKVRAAHGLEDDVKVVKEVQEETKE; the protein is encoded by the coding sequence ATGAATACAGATGATAGATTAAAGGCATTAGATGCTGCAGTGACACAAATTGAAAAGGCCTATGGCAAGGGCTCGATTATGAGACTGGGAGATTCAGATATCAATATGAATATAGAGACAGTTCCTACAGGTTCTTTGAGCTTGGATCTTGCCCTTGGTCTTGGTGGAATTCCAAAGGGGAGGGTTGTAGAGATCTATGGTCCAGAGTCTTCAGGAAAAACGACGGTCGCCTTACATATGGTGGCGGAAGTGCAAAAGAGGGGCGGAATTGCGGGGTTTATTGATGCAGAGCATGCCCTTGATCCAGCCTATGCAAAAAATATTGGCGTGGACATTGACAATTTATATATCTCACAGCCAGACAATGGAGAACAGGCTTTGGAAATCACGGAGACAATGGTTCGCTCTGGGGCAGTAGATATTGTGATTGTGGATTCTGTTGCTGCTCTTGTGCCAAAGGCAGAGATTGATGGTGATATGGGTGATTCTCATATGGGATTGCAGGCGAGATTGATGAGTCAGGGATTGAGAAAGCTGACAGGAATTATGGCAAAGAGCAATTGCACAGTGATTTTTATTAACCAGTTGAGAGAAAAGATTGGCATTGTGTTTGGAAATCCAGAGACAACTACAGGTGGACGTGCACTGAAGTTCTATGCATCTGTTCGTATGGAAGTTCGAAGGGCAGAGGCTTTAAAGAATAGTGGTGAGGTTGTTGGAAATCGAGTAAAGGTAAAAGTGGTCAAGAATAAGATTGCACCGCCATTTCGTGAGGCAGAATTTGATATTATGTTCGGAAAGGGAATTTCTAGAGAGGGAGATATTCTCGATCTTGCAGCGGCAGAGGACATTATTGATAAGAGTGGTGCTTGGTATGCCTATCAGGGAAGTAAGATTGGTCAGGGAAGAGAAAATGCTAAGCAGTTTTTGCGTGAGCATCCAGAGATTATGGCTGAGGTTGAGACTAAGGTGCGTGCTGCCCATGGACTTGAAGATGATGTCAAGGTTGTAAAAGAAGTACAAGAAGAGACTAAAGAATAA
- a CDS encoding regulatory protein RecX translates to MLITQIIPIDKRRSKICADQDTFALYRGEIFRLGIKENEELSDEDYAIKVYPILKKRARERIVYILKDRDKTEAELRGKLRDGYYPNEVIDETIDWAKKLHYIDDTRYVDFYIRSNGERKSRKRMMYDLRQKGISPELLEEFLSLESVDERGQILRFLEKKKYDRQNSDWQQKRKLVQSLVAKGYSYDVILSCMDE, encoded by the coding sequence ATGTTGATTACGCAGATTATTCCGATAGACAAGCGACGCAGTAAGATTTGTGCGGACCAGGATACCTTTGCACTCTATCGGGGGGAGATTTTTCGACTTGGAATTAAGGAGAATGAAGAGTTAAGCGATGAAGATTATGCAATCAAGGTGTATCCTATTTTAAAAAAGCGGGCGAGAGAGAGAATTGTCTACATTTTAAAGGACAGGGATAAGACCGAGGCGGAATTGCGAGGAAAGTTAAGGGATGGTTACTATCCAAACGAAGTGATTGATGAGACTATCGATTGGGCAAAGAAACTCCACTATATTGATGATACACGCTATGTGGACTTTTATATTCGCTCAAATGGAGAAAGAAAGAGTAGAAAGAGGATGATGTATGATCTTCGACAAAAAGGAATATCGCCAGAACTTTTGGAGGAATTTTTATCTTTAGAGAGTGTAGATGAAAGAGGTCAAATTCTTCGATTCCTAGAAAAAAAGAAGTATGATCGACAAAATAGTGATTGGCAACAAAAGAGAAAATTGGTGCAATCGCTCGTGGCTAAGGGATATTCCTATGATGTGATTCTTTCCTGCATGGATGAATAG
- the rny gene encoding ribonuclease Y: MSQGIIFLIAVILTAVIVAPLSWKMAISHRKKTYEDKIGSAEVKSREIIEEALKTAETKKREALLEAKEESLKTKNELDKEVKERRAELQRYEKRVLIKEENIDKKQETLEKKEEAIIAKEEKLSEKNRKVEELLEQGQAELERISGLTTEDAKKFLLQSVEDDIKHDKAKLIKELENSAKEEAERKAKDYIVTAIQKCAADHVAETTVSVVQLPNDEMKGRIIGREGRNIRTLEQMTGVELIIDDTPEAVVLSGFDPVRREVARIALERLIVDGRIHPARIEEMVEKAQKEVDVVMRQAGEVATMKVGVHGLHPELVKLVGRMKFRTSFGQNALQHSIEVAELTGLLAAEVGVDVRMAKRAGLLHDIGKAIDHEVEGSHVQLGSDICRKYKESAIVINAVESHHGDVEADNLISCLVQAADTISAARPGARRETLENYTTRLTQLEEITNSFEGVDKSFAIQAGREVRIMVMPEKVSEDDMVILAHDVAKRIEEEMQYPGQIKVNVIRESRVQDIAK; the protein is encoded by the coding sequence GTGTCACAAGGTATTATTTTTTTAATTGCAGTTATCCTTACAGCAGTTATTGTGGCGCCTCTGAGTTGGAAAATGGCAATATCACATCGAAAGAAGACTTATGAAGATAAGATCGGTTCGGCAGAAGTCAAGTCCAGAGAAATTATAGAGGAAGCCTTAAAAACAGCGGAGACAAAGAAGCGCGAAGCTCTCTTAGAAGCAAAAGAAGAGTCACTGAAGACGAAGAATGAGCTTGATAAGGAAGTCAAAGAGAGAAGAGCAGAACTGCAGCGTTATGAAAAGAGAGTCTTAATCAAGGAAGAAAACATTGACAAGAAACAGGAAACATTGGAGAAGAAGGAAGAGGCCATAATTGCAAAGGAGGAAAAGCTGAGCGAAAAAAATCGCAAAGTAGAGGAACTCCTAGAGCAGGGTCAGGCAGAACTAGAGAGGATTTCTGGCTTGACTACAGAGGATGCAAAGAAATTTCTCTTGCAATCAGTGGAAGATGACATCAAGCATGACAAGGCAAAGTTAATTAAGGAGCTAGAAAATTCGGCTAAGGAAGAGGCTGAGCGAAAGGCAAAGGATTACATTGTCACAGCTATCCAAAAGTGTGCAGCAGATCATGTGGCAGAGACAACGGTTTCTGTTGTTCAACTGCCAAATGACGAGATGAAGGGAAGGATTATTGGTCGAGAAGGACGCAATATTCGCACATTGGAGCAGATGACAGGGGTAGAATTGATTATTGATGATACGCCAGAAGCTGTGGTTTTGTCAGGATTTGATCCAGTTAGACGAGAAGTAGCTAGAATTGCACTGGAGAGATTGATTGTGGATGGGCGAATTCATCCAGCCAGAATCGAAGAGATGGTGGAAAAGGCACAGAAGGAAGTCGATGTGGTGATGAGACAGGCAGGAGAAGTGGCTACCATGAAAGTGGGTGTGCATGGACTTCATCCAGAACTTGTCAAATTGGTTGGTCGTATGAAGTTTAGAACAAGTTTTGGACAAAATGCTTTACAACATTCGATTGAGGTGGCTGAACTGACAGGACTTTTGGCCGCAGAAGTTGGTGTGGATGTTCGTATGGCCAAGAGAGCAGGGCTTTTACATGATATTGGAAAGGCAATTGACCACGAAGTTGAAGGTTCACATGTGCAATTGGGTTCAGATATTTGTCGAAAGTACAAAGAATCTGCAATTGTGATCAATGCTGTAGAATCACATCATGGGGATGTGGAAGCTGACAACTTGATTTCTTGTTTGGTACAAGCGGCAGATACAATTTCGGCTGCAAGACCTGGTGCAAGAAGAGAAACTTTGGAAAATTATACGACGCGCTTGACACAACTGGAAGAGATTACAAACTCATTTGAAGGTGTGGATAAGTCGTTTGCCATACAAGCAGGACGTGAGGTGCGCATTATGGTTATGCCAGAGAAGGTGTCAGAAGATGATATGGTGATTTTGGCTCATGATGTGGCAAAACGCATTGAGGAAGAGATGCAATATCCAGGACAGATTAAAGTCAATGTCATTCGAGAATCAAGAGTGCAAGATATTGCAAAATAG
- a CDS encoding methylglyoxal synthase, translating into MAVKNEFITFTIPEQKTIALIAHDGKKAELIDWCNSNKEILSKHFLCGTGTTARLVSAKTGLPVKGYNSGPLGGDQQVGAKIVEGKINFVVFFSDPLEAQPHDPDVKALLRIAQVYDIPMAINKASADFMLHSPLLNNPYDHSVINFDRNVEERVESVLQ; encoded by the coding sequence ATGGCTGTAAAAAATGAATTTATTACTTTCACAATTCCTGAGCAAAAGACCATCGCTCTCATCGCCCATGATGGCAAAAAGGCAGAATTGATTGATTGGTGCAATTCCAACAAGGAGATTTTGAGCAAACACTTCTTGTGTGGAACAGGAACAACTGCTCGACTTGTCTCTGCCAAAACAGGTCTTCCTGTCAAAGGCTACAATAGTGGTCCGCTCGGAGGAGACCAACAAGTAGGAGCAAAGATTGTTGAGGGAAAGATTAATTTTGTTGTCTTTTTCTCTGATCCACTTGAAGCACAACCACATGACCCAGATGTCAAGGCTCTCCTTCGCATCGCTCAGGTCTATGATATTCCGATGGCCATCAACAAGGCCTCTGCAGATTTTATGCTCCACTCTCCACTACTCAACAATCCATATGACCACAGTGTCATCAATTTTGATCGAAATGTGGAAGAGAGAGTGGAATCTGTCCTTCAATAA
- a CDS encoding histidinol-phosphatase HisJ family protein translates to MLNDCHIHTHFSSDSTTPPRAQIERAISLGMERICITDHNDYDAINEEGMTFLLDVERYLLAMQTLQIEYRKDIELLIGIEQGLQLHLRDYYDEFSKNYAGCFDYIIGSSHFIDRQDLYYPSFYQGHREEDCYAHYFDISTQRILLLDDFDSFGHLDYIVRYGPNKNANYSYAAFAEYIDPLLKALIKKRKALEINSAGYKYQLGVPNPHPDIIRRYKELGGTMVTIGSDAHQPEYIGHHFDDVAQILLDCGFIKYTIFRKRQPIFLPIL, encoded by the coding sequence ATGTTAAACGATTGTCACATTCACACACATTTCTCTTCTGATTCCACAACTCCACCAAGAGCACAGATCGAGCGAGCAATCTCTCTTGGCATGGAAAGGATTTGCATCACAGATCACAATGACTATGATGCCATCAATGAAGAGGGAATGACTTTTTTGCTCGATGTCGAGCGCTATTTACTCGCTATGCAAACTCTCCAAATCGAATACCGCAAGGATATTGAATTACTTATTGGTATCGAACAGGGGTTGCAATTGCATCTAAGAGATTATTATGACGAGTTTTCTAAAAACTATGCCGGCTGTTTTGATTACATCATCGGATCAAGCCACTTTATTGATCGCCAAGATCTCTACTATCCTTCCTTCTATCAAGGACATCGAGAGGAAGATTGCTACGCACATTACTTTGATATTTCTACACAGAGAATCCTTTTACTCGATGACTTTGATAGCTTTGGTCACCTCGACTATATCGTGCGATATGGTCCAAATAAAAATGCCAACTATTCCTACGCTGCCTTTGCCGAATATATCGATCCGCTATTAAAGGCATTGATTAAAAAGCGAAAGGCTCTTGAAATCAATAGTGCAGGCTACAAGTATCAGTTGGGAGTGCCAAATCCTCATCCCGATATTATTCGTCGATACAAGGAACTCGGAGGAACTATGGTGACCATTGGCAGTGATGCCCATCAACCAGAATATATCGGCCATCACTTTGATGATGTTGCTCAAATTTTACTCGATTGTGGCTTCATAAAATACACTATTTTTAGAAAACGACAACCAATTTTTCTACCTATTCTCTAA
- a CDS encoding Na/Pi cotransporter family protein, whose amino-acid sequence MDVKNIANLFGFVGGLGMFLYGMHIMSEGIQKTAGGKMQQFLGMLTNNRLMAIGLGALITAIIHSSGATTVMVVGFVNAGILTLTQAVGVIMGANIGTTITAWLVSMSQMGDSLAILTPEFDAPLLIGVGAMLILFAKSEKKHLIGEIVIGVGFLFLGLKYMSSSISPYAQLPIFSQAFAILGKNPIFGILAGAIVTALLQSSSASVGILQTLALNGVVNMSSAIYITLGQNIGTCVTALISSVGSSRTAKRAAVLHFLFNTLGAVVFGIGGFIFFNINKKFATSNMTAVDISIFHTLFNSTMTLILLPFVNQLVSLSGVFVKGTDEIAEQGATVESPVDAIRQFDQRIFETPAFALEAATLEIIHMGHITLENTRTAIDAVLTGDKEKIAKVFTVEKTINEMEEVLIEYLIKVDNLPLGEHQKLVVNDLFYTVSDIERVGDHAENLVENMQYLEEKKLQFSEVAVEDLKRISEKVYKALEAAIDARRNPNMDDVRKVNELEDQVDNLEDELREKHIDRLSKKQCKTEAGVIFLDIVSNLERMSDHASNLAGYIAKEL is encoded by the coding sequence ATGGATGTTAAAAACATTGCAAATCTATTTGGGTTTGTGGGCGGTCTGGGTATGTTCTTGTATGGTATGCATATCATGTCAGAAGGTATACAAAAGACAGCTGGAGGAAAGATGCAGCAATTCCTCGGTATGCTGACAAACAATCGCTTGATGGCCATCGGTCTGGGGGCATTGATTACAGCAATTATCCATAGTTCTGGAGCAACAACAGTTATGGTTGTTGGATTTGTGAATGCAGGAATTTTGACATTGACACAGGCTGTGGGTGTCATTATGGGTGCAAACATTGGTACAACGATTACAGCGTGGTTGGTGTCAATGAGCCAGATGGGGGATTCTTTGGCGATTTTGACGCCAGAATTTGATGCACCATTACTTATTGGTGTTGGTGCAATGCTTATCTTGTTTGCCAAGTCAGAGAAAAAGCACTTGATTGGAGAGATTGTCATTGGTGTTGGATTTTTGTTCTTGGGATTAAAGTATATGTCAAGTTCGATCAGTCCATATGCACAGCTTCCCATTTTTTCACAGGCATTTGCCATTCTTGGAAAGAATCCAATTTTTGGTATTTTGGCTGGTGCCATTGTTACGGCACTCTTACAAAGTTCATCGGCATCGGTTGGTATTTTGCAGACTTTGGCCCTCAATGGTGTGGTCAATATGAGTTCAGCCATTTATATTACTTTGGGACAAAATATCGGTACCTGTGTGACTGCCTTGATTTCCAGTGTGGGAAGTTCAAGGACAGCAAAGAGAGCCGCAGTGCTTCATTTTTTATTTAATACATTGGGTGCCGTGGTCTTTGGAATTGGCGGATTTATCTTCTTTAACATTAATAAAAAGTTTGCGACCAGCAATATGACAGCAGTGGATATTTCTATTTTCCATACTCTATTTAATTCGACGATGACCTTAATTTTACTTCCATTTGTCAATCAGTTGGTCAGTCTTTCCGGTGTATTTGTCAAGGGAACAGACGAGATTGCAGAACAAGGTGCTACAGTGGAGTCACCAGTGGATGCCATCAGGCAATTTGATCAGCGTATCTTTGAAACACCAGCATTTGCACTTGAGGCAGCTACATTGGAGATCATCCATATGGGTCATATTACACTGGAAAACACAAGGACAGCCATTGATGCTGTTTTGACAGGAGATAAGGAAAAGATTGCGAAGGTGTTTACGGTAGAAAAGACCATCAATGAAATGGAAGAAGTTTTAATTGAATATTTGATTAAGGTCGATAATCTTCCGCTTGGCGAGCATCAAAAGTTAGTCGTCAATGATTTGTTTTATACCGTCAGTGACATTGAACGGGTGGGCGATCACGCAGAAAATCTGGTTGAAAATATGCAGTACTTGGAAGAGAAAAAACTTCAATTCTCCGAAGTAGCAGTCGAAGATTTAAAGAGAATTTCTGAGAAAGTCTACAAGGCACTGGAGGCAGCCATTGATGCGAGAAGGAACCCGAATATGGATGATGTTCGAAAGGTGAACGAACTAGAAGATCAGGTTGATAATCTGGAAGACGAATTGAGAGAAAAGCACATTGACAGGTTGTCAAAGAAGCAATGTAAAACAGAGGCAGGAGTGATTTTCCTTGATATTGTGAGCAATTTAGAGAGAATGTCAGATCATGCTTCCAACTTGGCAGGCTATATTGCAAAGGAATTATAA
- a CDS encoding ABC transporter ATP-binding protein: protein MKNRELCILHEVRKKYRGSKEAAIESASFAIQSGEILGILGENGAGKSTLLSLIARTQKFDGGSIEYRKDVKKRLSYLPQELSLYQELTGRENMTFWGLLEKMNGSQIKVESESLLKELGLLEKIDKRVQTYSGGMKRRLHLATALLGKPSLLLLDEPFVGADEVSIEQMIKILKVRRDEGVGIVLISHQKEIVDTLVDRRIYIKKGRMMDAGL from the coding sequence ATGAAAAATAGAGAACTTTGTATTTTACATGAGGTGAGAAAAAAATACAGAGGGAGCAAAGAGGCAGCGATAGAGTCTGCCTCTTTCGCTATCCAAAGCGGAGAAATTCTTGGCATTTTGGGAGAGAATGGTGCAGGAAAGAGCACGCTTTTGTCCTTGATTGCGAGGACACAAAAATTTGATGGGGGAAGTATTGAGTATAGGAAGGATGTAAAGAAAAGGCTTTCCTATCTTCCACAGGAATTATCATTGTATCAGGAATTGACAGGAAGAGAAAATATGACTTTTTGGGGGCTTTTAGAGAAGATGAATGGATCTCAGATCAAGGTAGAGAGTGAATCTTTACTAAAAGAACTTGGACTGCTAGAAAAGATTGACAAAAGAGTACAGACCTATTCGGGAGGAATGAAGAGAAGACTGCATTTGGCCACAGCACTGTTGGGAAAGCCGTCACTTTTACTTTTGGATGAACCATTTGTTGGGGCAGATGAAGTTTCCATTGAGCAAATGATAAAAATTTTAAAGGTAAGACGAGATGAGGGTGTTGGCATTGTCTTGATTAGTCATCAGAAGGAGATTGTAGATACTTTAGTTGATCGAAGAATTTATATCAAGAAAGGGAGGATGATGGATGCAGGGCTTTAG
- a CDS encoding ABC transporter permease has product MQGFRAMLYKDIQILVRPWNLLLIFLPIFLFLSMQVMSEKVVEDGLAKPFAVGVRDQDQTMMSKTLIKQMKDVELFSSIEEIGEEEDNEEAFQREIAAVFTIPKDFFYDAYYFQAKPVEVVSNINMPVQSEIFTSIFSSIMNIMQTDQAVARAVHNFTGQSDEKMYENASLQLLSDALGRQSIFKDTAQKYVQGQSARVLATVLFLSAFLSALAIARNIPREINQWILVRYQVRGGKIGAFFLSKIVVLFLCALPVMFYVSIFFQKLLLLYFISLLSSFIFLAGISVFCKKDVQKIGNMLALLLLVSGGTLWGKFRIPFHPIYAFMAMDGTQMKERWILYLPALGMMLLGILLFGIYFFVGRRKEREHRSSHFLWEIRLLRLVGSRIWLVIWILVAATFGLVIKQVNRPLSQKIKLYVVNESGDEKSRELWEELQKNQELELIQKKENQAKIGVLFGEAEGMFVLRKNDYEYIGVSGGFSQEAIREIIAGKVIAMRSKYGAKGMAEKILKRKLTEDESQELLFRINQEFSNATPLYSLKNYQGATQREIFSPNALAIVAMEILFLSFSLSLAAQDQEEMDVQRRLSIRKRRKHRMSILCVMASFSFLIGLETMVIGSSGQEKILALVCFSLWATGFSALLSMLFSYAIGLEGMLLYFVLLLCLWSGCFVDISHVSRTFSTISQYLPMGMIWASRTSYWQYALICVQILVFFLGYMIKSSKNK; this is encoded by the coding sequence ATGCAGGGCTTTAGAGCAATGCTCTATAAGGATATTCAAATTCTTGTTCGACCGTGGAATCTTTTATTGATCTTTTTGCCCATTTTCTTATTTTTGAGTATGCAAGTGATGAGTGAAAAGGTGGTAGAGGATGGTCTTGCAAAGCCATTTGCAGTTGGAGTCAGAGATCAGGATCAGACAATGATGTCCAAAACGCTAATTAAGCAAATGAAGGATGTTGAACTTTTCTCATCAATAGAAGAAATTGGAGAAGAGGAAGATAATGAAGAGGCATTTCAGCGAGAAATAGCAGCTGTATTTACGATCCCAAAAGACTTTTTCTATGATGCCTATTACTTTCAGGCCAAGCCGGTGGAAGTAGTCAGTAACATCAACATGCCTGTGCAGAGCGAAATTTTTACCTCTATTTTTAGCTCCATTATGAATATTATGCAGACAGATCAGGCAGTGGCCAGAGCGGTGCATAATTTTACAGGGCAAAGTGATGAAAAGATGTATGAAAATGCCTCACTTCAATTATTGTCCGATGCCCTTGGTCGCCAGAGCATTTTCAAAGATACAGCACAAAAGTATGTTCAGGGACAGAGTGCTAGGGTATTGGCAACGGTGCTATTTTTGAGTGCATTTTTATCAGCTCTTGCGATTGCAAGAAATATTCCAAGAGAAATTAACCAATGGATACTCGTCCGCTATCAGGTAAGAGGGGGGAAAATAGGAGCATTTTTTTTATCAAAAATTGTGGTGCTTTTTCTCTGTGCACTTCCTGTGATGTTCTATGTCTCTATTTTCTTTCAAAAACTCCTTCTGCTCTATTTTATCAGTTTGCTATCTAGTTTTATCTTTTTGGCAGGGATATCTGTCTTTTGTAAAAAAGATGTACAAAAGATAGGAAATATGTTGGCTTTACTTTTGTTAGTCAGTGGAGGAACACTTTGGGGAAAGTTTCGAATTCCGTTTCATCCGATTTATGCTTTTATGGCGATGGACGGCACACAGATGAAGGAAAGGTGGATTTTATATCTACCAGCACTGGGGATGATGCTTCTTGGAATATTACTTTTTGGAATTTATTTTTTTGTGGGAAGAAGGAAAGAAAGAGAACATAGGTCAAGTCATTTTTTGTGGGAAATTCGACTTCTTCGCCTAGTTGGTTCAAGAATTTGGCTGGTGATTTGGATTTTAGTGGCAGCGACATTTGGACTAGTGATCAAACAGGTAAATCGCCCCTTAAGCCAGAAAATAAAACTCTATGTAGTCAATGAAAGTGGAGATGAAAAGAGCAGGGAATTATGGGAAGAGTTACAAAAAAATCAGGAATTGGAGTTGATTCAAAAGAAGGAAAATCAGGCTAAAATCGGTGTTTTATTTGGAGAAGCAGAGGGGATGTTTGTCCTTAGAAAGAATGATTATGAGTATATAGGGGTGAGTGGTGGTTTTTCTCAAGAAGCCATTAGGGAAATTATTGCAGGGAAAGTGATTGCCATGCGAAGTAAATATGGGGCAAAAGGGATGGCAGAAAAGATTCTAAAGAGAAAGCTTACAGAGGATGAGAGTCAGGAGCTACTTTTTCGCATAAATCAAGAATTTTCTAATGCTACACCACTATATTCTTTAAAGAACTATCAGGGAGCTACACAGAGGGAAATATTTTCACCAAACGCACTGGCCATTGTGGCAATGGAAATTTTGTTTTTGAGTTTTTCTCTTTCCTTGGCTGCACAGGATCAAGAGGAGATGGATGTACAAAGGCGCCTTTCGATCAGAAAGAGAAGAAAGCATCGGATGAGTATTTTATGTGTGATGGCAAGTTTTTCATTTTTGATTGGTCTAGAAACTATGGTGATTGGAAGTAGTGGACAGGAGAAAATTTTAGCATTGGTATGCTTCTCGCTGTGGGCAACAGGCTTTAGTGCACTACTTTCTATGCTCTTTTCCTATGCCATTGGATTGGAAGGAATGCTGCTCTATTTTGTGTTACTGTTGTGCCTATGGAGTGGTTGTTTTGTGGATATTTCTCATGTTTCCAGAACATTTTCAACAATTTCTCAATATTTGCCGATGGGAATGATATGGGCAAGTCGTACATCTTATTGGCAGTATGCACTTATTTGTGTGCAAATTCTAGTATTTTTCCTTGGCTATATGATAAAGTCTTCGAAAAATAAGTAA